In the Streptomyces sp. cg36 genome, one interval contains:
- a CDS encoding glycosyltransferase codes for MRTDISAGTLPAREHLPVGAAGGPVLDVVIPVHNEERDLEPCVRRLHEHLARTFPYGFRITVADNASTDRTPEVAARLARGVEGVRHVRLEEKGRGRALRAVWSASDAPVLAYMDVDLSTDLNALLPLVAPLISGHSDLAIGSRLSRASRVVRGPKREFVSRAYNLILKSSLAARFSDAQCGFKAIRREVAERLLPLVEDTGWFFDTELLVLAERAGLRIHEVPVDWVDDPDSTVHIVRTAADDLKGVWRVGRALAVGALPLDRLARPFGDDPRDRRLAGVPGGLARQLVGFCVVGALSTLCYLGLYSLFRTAAGPQLANAAALLVSAVANTAANRRLTFGVRGRERAVRHQAQGLAVFAIGLALTSGSLGALGAAGGDPAHSTELAVLVAANLAATVLRFLLFRAWVFPDRAPSLPHRKDASR; via the coding sequence ATGCGAACCGACATCTCCGCGGGCACCCTGCCGGCACGGGAGCACCTGCCCGTCGGCGCGGCGGGCGGGCCCGTGCTCGACGTGGTGATCCCCGTCCACAACGAGGAGCGGGACCTGGAGCCGTGTGTGCGCCGGCTCCACGAGCACCTCGCCCGCACCTTCCCGTACGGCTTCCGGATCACGGTGGCCGACAACGCCTCCACCGACCGCACCCCCGAGGTGGCGGCGCGGCTCGCCCGCGGGGTCGAGGGCGTGCGCCACGTCCGGCTGGAGGAGAAGGGGCGCGGGCGGGCGTTGCGGGCCGTGTGGTCCGCCTCGGACGCGCCCGTCCTCGCCTACATGGACGTGGACCTCTCCACCGACCTCAACGCCCTGCTCCCGCTGGTGGCCCCGCTGATCTCGGGCCACTCCGACCTGGCGATCGGCTCCCGGCTCAGCCGGGCCTCGCGGGTGGTGCGCGGGCCGAAGCGGGAGTTCGTCTCGCGGGCGTACAACCTGATCCTCAAGTCGTCGCTGGCCGCGCGGTTCTCGGACGCGCAGTGCGGGTTCAAGGCGATCCGGCGGGAGGTGGCCGAGCGGCTGCTGCCGCTGGTCGAGGACACCGGCTGGTTCTTCGACACCGAGCTGCTGGTGCTGGCCGAGCGGGCCGGGCTGCGGATCCACGAGGTGCCGGTGGACTGGGTCGACGACCCGGACTCGACCGTCCACATCGTGCGGACGGCCGCCGACGACCTCAAGGGCGTGTGGCGCGTCGGGCGCGCCCTCGCCGTCGGCGCGCTCCCCCTGGACCGGCTCGCGCGCCCGTTCGGCGACGACCCGCGCGACCGGCGGCTCGCCGGGGTGCCGGGCGGTCTGGCCCGCCAGCTGGTCGGATTCTGCGTGGTCGGGGCCCTCTCCACCCTCTGCTACCTCGGCCTCTACTCCCTCTTCCGCACCGCCGCCGGACCCCAACTCGCCAACGCCGCCGCCCTGCTGGTCTCCGCCGTCGCCAACACCGCCGCCAACCGCCGGCTCACCTTCGGCGTACGGGGGCGGGAGCGCGCGGTGCGCCACCAGGCGCAGGGGCTGGCCGTCTTCGCGATCGGGCTCGCCCTGACCAGCGGTTCGCTCGGGGCGCTGGGCGCGGCGGGCGGCGACCCCGCGCACTCCACCGAGCTGGCGGTCCTGGTGGCCGCGAACCTGGCGGCGACGGTCCTGCGGTTCCTGCTCTTCCGCGCCTGGGTCTTCCCGGACCGCGCCCCCTCGCTCCCCCACCGGAAGGACGCCTCCCGATGA
- a CDS encoding PAS domain-containing protein has product MSSRPSRGAARLAAILDALPDGLVLVNCNGTVVNANTVALEMFESPGTGLVGRGVLDLLPSFDSKLIPGSMRRPDTEDGQGRTRPTRMVARRTDGSEFPVEVTSANLEDGRDAYASPSASSYGGAGHYSGDELLMIVVRDLSGTVDTEAELARSQRQTEMILRAAAEGVVGTDTEGRVVLVNPAAAQILGYRASDLGGQELHPLVLHSRADGEPFPYEESPLADTLKSGRKHRVRGQVLWTKSGTGVPVDLTTAPVRDGDLLVGAVMTFTDRRPYEEQAKKHREVLGRETSRYDALAARHQQLLSVLGGSLRGPLDELRRELSALAADDAGQLWPEANQVLHHLAAGYARMTTLVDNVLAYQRLDSGTEELKKAKVLVGTVVAAGVEGAVELIGPGRAQFAVHAPPIEAEIDPARLSTALAHLVADVAGVDATGNAPVAAGGYMDSTVVVAAAVRGEVVRIEVRGPFAGGDPVHEPIVRGIVGAHGGVLQTVEVPGMSGSAYVLEVPLGEGAGSVPEPAAAELEVHGAPSSEATGSGRRRARRASTDAFLESPVEEEKSPTGRRRARAQEQDGATASPAALEHIPAQQAGEGAPAGRGPQPDAGTGRGTPPGAPHQLPPGQGPAARPGGPRGAAVPGSPTGPAGVPGGSGGAAPATGGPGGAPGPAAGAPGAPPGRPGGASGDVPASGPGGAPQAVMGGPGGHPFAPGAPAPDGAVGDAPGAGPAGDTGGSGTGRRRGRPSPAEAPAAPAAEGAVVTAAEPARQPGPGRPAALSETVPPQGTGADPAAPSGRRARRALPATPGATPPAAPAAEGGEAEPSGRRARRTLAAAPAEGEGAQAEGTVRTAFALPPADADRRPAAGPAETDRAPGHRPLGDGPGQSAVPAHRPPAGGPAAPAGPARHDAVRNEAADDHTPPQPHPVEQPPVWAVGGAVPASGPEAAPGALPRPTRQPLPAESAPVPDDASQGRSISVRTLGQGVPFSPQTGNGPQQPSGSGRRRKLGTPHEGERAGVPGDAERPGPSPTSLLSPPSEGQGRAYAIGAPDEGAEGPEPLDGPGGAVEVANRPHPQPVDDELPPEPLDNPRRLLVWPAPDVSTQQALSDRGYRPVVVHSREEVDAQIAAFPAALFVDPLTGPITRTALQSLRQAAVAAEVPVLVTAGLGQATREAAYGADPAVLLKALAPRDSEQHPPRVLLIEEHEEIALALTATLERRGMQVARAATDTEAVTLAGQMRPNLVVMDLMQVRRRRAGIVDWLRANGQLNHTPLVVYTSAGLNQPELPKLSAGETVLFLAERSTSTEVQGRIVDLLAKIGTN; this is encoded by the coding sequence GTGAGCAGCAGGCCATCCCGAGGCGCTGCTCGCCTCGCAGCCATACTTGACGCCCTTCCGGACGGGCTCGTGCTCGTCAACTGCAACGGCACGGTCGTCAACGCGAACACCGTCGCCCTGGAGATGTTCGAGTCTCCGGGCACCGGTCTGGTGGGGCGGGGCGTGCTGGACCTGCTGCCCTCGTTCGACTCCAAGCTGATCCCGGGCTCCATGCGCCGCCCCGACACCGAGGACGGGCAGGGCCGCACCAGGCCGACCCGGATGGTGGCGCGGCGGACCGACGGCAGCGAGTTCCCCGTCGAGGTCACCAGCGCCAACCTGGAGGACGGGCGCGACGCGTACGCCTCGCCGTCCGCGTCCTCGTACGGCGGCGCCGGGCACTACTCCGGCGACGAGCTGCTCATGATCGTCGTACGGGACCTCTCCGGCACCGTCGACACCGAGGCCGAGCTGGCCCGTTCGCAGCGGCAGACCGAGATGATCCTGCGCGCGGCGGCGGAGGGCGTGGTCGGCACCGACACCGAGGGCCGCGTCGTCCTGGTGAACCCGGCCGCCGCGCAGATCCTCGGCTACCGCGCCAGCGACCTCGGCGGCCAGGAGCTGCACCCGCTGGTGCTGCACTCCCGCGCCGACGGCGAGCCCTTCCCGTACGAGGAGAGCCCGCTCGCCGACACCCTGAAGTCCGGCCGCAAGCACCGCGTACGGGGTCAGGTGCTGTGGACGAAGAGCGGCACCGGCGTGCCCGTGGACCTGACGACCGCGCCCGTACGGGACGGGGACCTGCTGGTCGGCGCGGTGATGACGTTCACCGACCGCCGCCCCTACGAGGAGCAGGCGAAGAAGCACCGCGAGGTGCTGGGCCGCGAGACGTCCCGCTACGACGCGCTCGCCGCCCGCCACCAGCAGCTGCTCTCGGTCCTCGGCGGCTCGCTGCGCGGCCCGCTGGACGAGCTGCGGCGCGAGCTGTCGGCGCTGGCGGCGGACGACGCGGGCCAGCTGTGGCCGGAGGCCAACCAGGTCCTGCACCACCTGGCGGCCGGTTACGCCCGGATGACCACCCTCGTCGACAACGTCCTGGCCTATCAGCGGCTCGACTCCGGCACGGAGGAGCTGAAGAAGGCCAAGGTGCTGGTGGGCACCGTGGTCGCGGCGGGCGTCGAGGGCGCCGTCGAGCTGATCGGCCCCGGCCGGGCCCAGTTCGCCGTCCACGCGCCCCCGATCGAGGCCGAGATCGACCCCGCCCGGCTCTCCACGGCGCTGGCGCACCTGGTGGCCGACGTCGCGGGCGTGGACGCCACCGGCAACGCCCCGGTGGCGGCGGGCGGCTACATGGACTCCACGGTCGTCGTCGCGGCGGCGGTGCGCGGCGAGGTCGTCCGCATCGAGGTGCGCGGGCCGTTCGCCGGGGGAGACCCGGTCCACGAGCCCATCGTCCGGGGCATCGTGGGCGCGCACGGCGGGGTGCTCCAGACCGTCGAGGTGCCGGGCATGAGCGGCAGCGCGTACGTGCTCGAAGTGCCGCTGGGCGAGGGCGCGGGCTCGGTGCCGGAGCCCGCGGCGGCCGAGCTGGAGGTGCACGGCGCGCCCTCCTCCGAGGCCACGGGCAGCGGTCGCCGCCGGGCCCGCCGGGCCTCCACGGACGCGTTCCTGGAGAGCCCGGTCGAGGAGGAGAAGTCCCCCACGGGCCGCCGCCGCGCCCGCGCCCAGGAGCAGGACGGCGCCACCGCGTCCCCGGCCGCCCTGGAGCACATCCCCGCCCAGCAGGCGGGCGAGGGCGCCCCGGCGGGCCGCGGCCCCCAGCCGGACGCCGGTACGGGCCGGGGAACCCCGCCCGGCGCCCCCCACCAGCTCCCGCCCGGCCAGGGCCCGGCCGCGCGTCCCGGCGGTCCGCGGGGCGCCGCGGTGCCCGGCTCGCCGACCGGGCCCGCCGGGGTCCCCGGTGGCTCCGGTGGCGCGGCTCCCGCGACCGGTGGGCCCGGCGGCGCGCCGGGACCGGCCGCGGGCGCGCCGGGCGCTCCTCCCGGCCGCCCCGGCGGTGCGAGCGGCGATGTGCCCGCGAGCGGGCCCGGCGGCGCGCCCCAGGCCGTCATGGGCGGCCCCGGCGGCCATCCGTTCGCACCCGGCGCACCCGCGCCCGACGGCGCCGTGGGCGACGCTCCGGGCGCCGGGCCGGCCGGGGACACCGGCGGCTCCGGCACGGGGCGGCGGCGCGGGCGGCCCAGCCCGGCCGAGGCCCCCGCGGCACCCGCCGCCGAAGGCGCGGTCGTCACCGCCGCCGAACCCGCGCGCCAGCCCGGACCGGGCCGCCCGGCCGCGCTGAGCGAGACCGTTCCGCCCCAGGGCACGGGGGCCGACCCGGCCGCGCCCTCGGGCCGCCGGGCCCGCCGCGCCCTGCCCGCGACCCCCGGGGCCACCCCGCCCGCCGCACCCGCCGCCGAGGGCGGGGAGGCCGAGCCGAGCGGGCGGCGCGCCCGCCGTACGCTCGCCGCCGCTCCGGCGGAGGGCGAGGGCGCGCAGGCCGAGGGAACCGTCCGTACGGCGTTCGCCCTGCCGCCCGCCGACGCCGACCGCCGGCCCGCCGCGGGCCCGGCCGAGACGGACCGCGCCCCGGGACACCGCCCCTTGGGGGACGGGCCCGGCCAGAGCGCCGTCCCGGCCCACCGCCCGCCCGCCGGCGGTCCCGCCGCACCGGCCGGTCCCGCCCGCCACGACGCCGTACGCAACGAGGCCGCGGACGACCACACCCCGCCGCAGCCGCACCCCGTCGAGCAGCCGCCCGTCTGGGCCGTCGGCGGTGCCGTGCCCGCGAGCGGGCCGGAGGCGGCTCCCGGCGCCCTGCCCCGGCCCACCCGTCAGCCGCTGCCGGCCGAGTCGGCCCCCGTGCCCGACGACGCCTCGCAGGGCCGCTCCATCAGCGTGCGGACGCTCGGCCAGGGCGTGCCGTTCTCCCCGCAGACCGGCAACGGCCCCCAGCAGCCGAGCGGCTCGGGCCGCCGTCGCAAGCTGGGCACGCCGCACGAGGGCGAGCGCGCGGGCGTACCGGGCGACGCCGAGCGGCCCGGCCCGTCGCCCACCTCGCTCCTCTCGCCCCCCTCGGAGGGCCAGGGGCGCGCGTACGCCATAGGAGCACCCGACGAGGGCGCCGAGGGGCCGGAGCCGCTGGACGGGCCCGGTGGCGCCGTCGAGGTCGCCAACCGGCCGCACCCGCAGCCCGTCGACGACGAGTTGCCGCCCGAGCCGCTGGACAATCCGCGCCGGCTGCTCGTCTGGCCGGCGCCGGACGTCTCCACCCAGCAGGCGCTGAGCGACCGCGGCTACCGGCCCGTGGTGGTCCACTCCCGCGAGGAGGTCGACGCCCAGATCGCGGCGTTCCCGGCCGCGCTCTTCGTCGACCCGCTGACGGGTCCCATCACCCGTACCGCGCTCCAGTCGCTGCGGCAGGCGGCCGTCGCGGCCGAGGTGCCGGTGCTGGTGACGGCGGGGCTCGGCCAGGCGACGCGCGAGGCCGCGTACGGCGCCGATCCCGCCGTGCTCCTCAAGGCCCTCGCCCCCCGCGACAGCGAGCAGCACCCGCCCCGGGTGCTGCTGATCGAGGAGCACGAGGAGATCGCCCTCGCCCTGACGGCCACGCTGGAGCGGCGCGGGATGCAGGTCGCGCGCGCCGCCACGGACACCGAGGCGGTCACACTGGCGGGCCAGATGCGGCCGAACCTGGTGGTGATGGACCTGATGCAGGTGCGCCGCCGCCGTGCCGGAATCGTCGACTGGCTGCGGGCGAACGGGCAGTTGAACCACACCCCGCTCGTCGTCTACACCTCGGCGGGCCTCAACCAGCCGGAACTGCCCAAGCTCTCGGCGGGCGAGACGGTGCTGTTCCTGGCCGAACGCTCGACCAGCACCGAGGTCCAGGGCCGAATCGTCGATCTGCTCGCGAAGATCGGCACCAACTAG
- a CDS encoding SSI family serine proteinase inhibitor has translation MLRRLVVTALATAATAALAGAPAALAATPLPLPPLPLLGHQGDHLTVTVTHNAETDGTYELECHPAGGDHPQIVQACDHLDKVSTWGKDPFAPVPPDAVCTMISGGDATAHVTGTWAGRPVDATYNRRNGCEISRWNAMVPLLPGAR, from the coding sequence ATGCTGCGCCGACTCGTCGTCACCGCGCTCGCCACCGCGGCCACCGCCGCCCTCGCCGGGGCGCCCGCCGCCCTGGCGGCCACCCCGCTGCCGCTGCCGCCGCTGCCGCTCCTGGGGCACCAGGGCGACCACCTCACGGTCACCGTCACGCACAACGCGGAGACGGACGGGACGTACGAGCTGGAGTGCCATCCGGCCGGCGGCGACCATCCGCAGATCGTTCAGGCGTGCGACCACCTCGACAAGGTCAGCACCTGGGGCAAGGACCCGTTCGCCCCGGTCCCCCCGGACGCGGTCTGCACGATGATCTCGGGCGGGGACGCCACCGCCCATGTCACCGGCACCTGGGCCGGCCGCCCGGTCGACGCCACGTACAACCGGCGCAACGGATGCGAGATCAGCCGCTGGAACGCGATGGTGCCGCTGCTGCCGGGCGCGCGGTGA
- a CDS encoding NUDIX domain-containing protein — MARTEYYDDPDAPEPNSLVVAASAVVGDERGRILLQRRRDNHLWALPGGGMDLTDSLPGAAVREVKEETGLDVEITGLVGTYTDPKHIIAYTDGEVRRQFNVCFTARIVGGRLAISDESTELRFVLPEEIDDLPMHHTQRLRIRHFLERREGPYLG; from the coding sequence GTGGCGCGGACCGAGTACTACGACGATCCGGACGCACCCGAGCCGAACAGCCTGGTCGTCGCGGCTTCCGCCGTTGTGGGTGATGAGCGGGGGCGCATCCTGCTCCAGCGCCGGCGGGACAATCACCTGTGGGCGCTGCCCGGCGGAGGCATGGACCTCACGGATTCCCTGCCCGGAGCCGCTGTTCGCGAGGTCAAGGAAGAGACCGGCCTGGACGTGGAGATCACGGGTCTGGTCGGTACGTACACCGACCCGAAGCACATCATCGCCTACACGGACGGCGAGGTCCGGCGCCAGTTCAACGTCTGCTTCACCGCCCGGATCGTCGGTGGCCGGCTTGCGATCTCCGACGAGTCCACCGAGCTTCGGTTCGTCCTGCCGGAGGAGATCGACGATCTGCCCATGCACCACACGCAGCGACTCCGGATCCGGCATTTCCTGGAGCGCCGCGAGGGGCCGTATCTCGGATAG
- a CDS encoding antibiotic biosynthesis monooxygenase: MSDHLVGGLVAGIEPPYYTVVFTSLRTDVDHGYGETAGRMEELVREVPGFLGYESARTPGGIGITVGYFRDEEAIVDWRSRLEHQSAQRQGRERWYESYSVHVAKVERSYSFQRPADQGTRHGDRDAAESGRGTTESSPNPAAPNSASPGPASPNSASPDSASRNSISPDPVDAHR, translated from the coding sequence ATGAGCGATCATCTTGTGGGCGGCCTCGTCGCGGGGATCGAACCGCCCTACTACACCGTCGTGTTCACCTCCCTCCGCACCGACGTCGACCACGGTTACGGGGAGACGGCCGGGCGGATGGAGGAGCTGGTGCGGGAGGTGCCCGGGTTCCTCGGGTACGAGAGCGCCCGTACGCCGGGCGGGATCGGGATCACCGTCGGGTACTTCCGTGACGAGGAGGCGATCGTCGACTGGCGGTCGCGCCTTGAGCACCAGAGCGCCCAGCGGCAGGGGCGGGAGCGGTGGTACGAGAGCTACAGCGTCCATGTCGCCAAGGTCGAGCGGAGTTACAGCTTCCAGCGGCCGGCCGACCAGGGCACCCGTCACGGCGACCGCGACGCCGCCGAGAGCGGCCGGGGCACGACCGAAAGCAGCCCGAACCCCGCCGCCCCCAACTCCGCCTCCCCGGGTCCCGCCTCCCCGAACTCCGCCTCCCCGGACTCCGCCTCCCGCAACTCCATCTCCCCGGACCCCGTCGATGCCCACCGCTGA
- a CDS encoding response regulator transcription factor → MTITSPQGRTELLRPDGTAVRVLVVDDEAALSELLSMALRYEGWEVRSAGDGSGAVRAAREFRPDAVILDVMLPDMDGLAVLGRLRRELPDVPVLFLTAKDAVEDRIAGLTAGGDDYVTKPFSLEEVVARLRGLIRRSGTATARSESLLVVGDLTLDEDSHDVTRGGVNIHLTATEFELLRFLMRNPRRVLSKAQILDRVWSYDFGGQANVVELYISYLRRKIDAGRSPMIHTRRGAGYLIKPGE, encoded by the coding sequence ATGACCATCACCTCCCCGCAGGGGCGTACCGAATTGCTGAGGCCGGACGGGACCGCCGTCCGGGTGCTCGTCGTGGACGACGAGGCGGCCCTCAGCGAGCTGCTGTCCATGGCGCTGCGCTACGAAGGGTGGGAGGTGCGCAGCGCCGGGGACGGGTCCGGTGCGGTGCGGGCCGCCCGGGAGTTCCGGCCCGACGCGGTGATCCTGGACGTCATGCTGCCGGACATGGACGGTCTCGCCGTCCTCGGGCGGCTGCGGCGCGAACTCCCGGACGTGCCGGTGCTGTTCCTCACCGCCAAGGACGCGGTCGAGGACCGGATCGCGGGTCTGACGGCGGGGGGCGACGACTACGTCACCAAGCCGTTCTCGCTGGAGGAGGTCGTGGCCCGGCTGCGCGGGCTGATCCGGCGCTCGGGCACCGCGACCGCGCGGAGCGAGTCGCTGCTGGTCGTCGGGGACCTCACCCTCGACGAGGACAGCCATGACGTGACCCGGGGCGGGGTCAACATCCACCTCACGGCGACCGAGTTCGAGCTGCTGCGGTTCCTGATGCGCAATCCGCGCCGGGTGCTCAGCAAGGCGCAGATCCTGGACCGGGTCTGGTCGTACGACTTCGGCGGCCAGGCCAACGTGGTGGAGCTCTACATCTCGTACCTGCGGCGGAAGATCGACGCGGGGCGCTCCCCGATGATCCACACCCGGCGTGGGGCGGGGTACCTCATCAAGCCCGGCGAGTGA
- a CDS encoding ATP-binding protein: MVVSAVALLAVVAAVIGTVTVIGMRANLTQQLDDSLRPAVAHAGRGPLPSSPGGGQVFVAGPGQPIGTVGARADRAGQLVDGVRSIRGEPGEPRTNVTELTDGQVRALASVPRDGRVHTLSVPGLGSYRAAWTMDGSAVLGFPLKDVESAVDNLVVVIVWVTAAGLVAAGIAGAAIVGVALRPLRRVAATATRVSELPLHSGEVALHERVPDAEADPRTEVGQVGAALNRMLGHVGSALAARQESETRVRQFVADASHELRTPLASIRGYAELTRRGTEEIGPATRHALGRVEAEAERMTGLVEDLLLLARLDAGRPLSYESTDLSMLVVDALSDARAAGQDHLWRLELPPGPPDDVRDVRDGEPRDDEPGGPAAPAPADGAPPHAPVPVPDNGTPVTVHGDPSRLHQVLLNLLGNARTHTPPGTTVTARVARRGPWAVLEVEDDGPGIPAALLPHVFERFARGDASRSRAHGSTGLGLAIVHAVVSAHGGGVTVRSAPGRTVFEVQLPYGARPGAGARPLSGTVVRPLPPHSQPVHSRTTQV, encoded by the coding sequence CTGGTGGTCTCCGCCGTCGCGCTGCTCGCCGTGGTCGCGGCCGTGATCGGCACGGTCACCGTCATCGGCATGCGCGCCAACCTCACCCAGCAGCTGGACGACTCGCTGCGGCCCGCCGTGGCGCACGCCGGGCGCGGCCCGCTGCCGTCCTCCCCCGGCGGCGGCCAGGTGTTCGTGGCCGGTCCCGGGCAGCCGATCGGTACGGTCGGGGCGCGCGCCGACCGTGCCGGACAGCTGGTCGACGGCGTGCGGAGCATCCGGGGCGAGCCGGGCGAGCCCCGCACCAACGTCACCGAGCTCACCGACGGACAGGTGCGGGCCCTCGCCTCGGTGCCCAGGGACGGGCGGGTGCACACGCTCTCCGTGCCGGGCCTGGGCTCCTACCGGGCGGCCTGGACGATGGACGGCTCGGCCGTGCTGGGCTTTCCGCTGAAGGACGTCGAGTCGGCCGTCGACAACCTGGTCGTCGTCATCGTGTGGGTGACCGCCGCCGGGCTGGTCGCGGCCGGGATCGCGGGCGCCGCCATCGTCGGGGTGGCCCTGCGTCCGCTGCGCCGGGTCGCCGCGACCGCCACCCGGGTCTCCGAACTGCCGCTGCACAGCGGCGAGGTGGCCCTGCACGAGCGCGTCCCGGACGCCGAGGCCGATCCCCGCACCGAGGTCGGGCAGGTCGGGGCGGCCCTCAACCGCATGCTCGGGCACGTCGGTTCGGCGCTGGCCGCGCGCCAGGAGAGCGAGACGCGGGTACGGCAGTTCGTCGCCGACGCCAGCCATGAGCTGCGCACCCCGCTGGCGTCCATCCGCGGGTACGCCGAGCTCACCCGGCGCGGTACGGAGGAGATCGGGCCCGCGACCCGGCACGCCCTGGGGCGGGTCGAGGCGGAGGCCGAGCGGATGACGGGTCTGGTGGAGGATCTGCTGCTGCTCGCCCGGCTGGACGCCGGACGCCCGCTCTCGTACGAGAGCACTGATCTCTCCATGCTGGTCGTGGACGCGCTGAGCGACGCCCGGGCCGCCGGCCAGGACCACCTCTGGCGCCTCGAACTGCCGCCCGGACCACCGGACGACGTACGAGACGTACGCGACGGCGAGCCGCGCGACGACGAGCCGGGCGGCCCCGCCGCCCCCGCACCGGCCGACGGCGCTCCCCCGCACGCCCCCGTCCCCGTCCCCGACAACGGCACCCCCGTGACCGTCCACGGCGACCCCTCCCGGCTCCACCAGGTCCTGCTCAACCTCCTCGGCAACGCCCGGACCCACACGCCCCCCGGCACCACCGTCACCGCGCGGGTGGCGCGGCGGGGGCCGTGGGCCGTGCTGGAGGTCGAGGACGACGGGCCCGGCATCCCGGCCGCGCTGCTCCCGCACGTCTTCGAGCGGTTCGCGCGCGGGGACGCCTCCCGCTCGCGGGCGCACGGTTCGACCGGGCTCGGGCTCGCCATCGTGCACGCGGTCGTCTCCGCGCACGGCGGCGGCGTCACGGTCCGCTCGGCGCCCGGACGTACCGTCTTCGAGGTCCAACTTCCGTACGGGGCAAGGCCCGGGGCGGGCGCACGGCCGCTCTCCGGCACCGTCGTGCGCCCGCTGCCGCCCCACTCACAGCCTGTGCACAGTCGCACCACACAAGTGTGA
- a CDS encoding DUF2797 domain-containing protein, translating to MAGVWRSGGLRWGDAGVEFGWVGGGGGLRGSPVVVGGDLGFRVVGERVCVGARGNACPGRVEVSRGSSQARCAECARLDRVHSVAADRVPDDPRVYRVYLAWFGPGLVKVGITAEERGAVRLREQGAVVFSWLGRGPLMAARRCEELLRAALGVPDRVSYEQKRLVRAALPGPGERGAEVRELHARAVALGGWPESLEAAPCLVVDHGDLFGLDGLPSPYGVVRELVPDGVVAGRVLAAAGPDLHLEMRMEGDRASGGGRPVVLDTRLMSGWGLAAVPAPLPTSVPVRILRAPDVQDQLF from the coding sequence ATGGCTGGGGTTTGGCGTAGTGGTGGGTTGCGGTGGGGGGACGCGGGGGTTGAGTTCGGCTGGGTGGGGGGCGGTGGGGGGCTGCGGGGGAGTCCCGTTGTGGTGGGGGGTGACCTTGGGTTTCGGGTAGTGGGGGAGCGGGTCTGTGTGGGGGCTCGGGGGAATGCCTGTCCCGGGCGGGTCGAGGTGTCCCGGGGGAGTTCGCAGGCCCGGTGTGCGGAGTGCGCGCGGCTCGACCGGGTGCACTCCGTCGCCGCCGACCGGGTGCCCGACGACCCCCGGGTCTACCGGGTCTATCTGGCCTGGTTCGGGCCCGGACTCGTCAAGGTCGGGATCACCGCCGAGGAGCGCGGTGCGGTCCGGCTGCGGGAGCAGGGCGCCGTCGTGTTCAGCTGGCTGGGGCGCGGGCCGCTGATGGCCGCCCGGCGGTGCGAGGAGCTGCTGCGTGCCGCGCTCGGCGTGCCGGACCGGGTCTCGTACGAGCAGAAGCGGCTCGTCCGGGCCGCGCTGCCCGGCCCCGGCGAGCGGGGCGCCGAGGTGCGGGAGCTGCACGCCCGGGCCGTCGCGCTCGGGGGGTGGCCCGAGTCCCTGGAGGCCGCGCCCTGCCTGGTCGTCGACCACGGGGACCTGTTCGGGCTCGACGGGCTGCCGTCGCCGTACGGGGTGGTGCGGGAGCTGGTGCCCGACGGGGTCGTCGCCGGGCGCGTGCTGGCCGCCGCCGGGCCCGATCTGCACCTGGAGATGCGGATGGAGGGGGACCGCGCCTCCGGGGGCGGGCGCCCGGTCGTCCTGGACACCCGGCTCATGAGCGGGTGGGGGCTCGCCGCCGTCCCCGCGCCCCTCCCCACCAGCGTGCCCGTGCGGATCCTGCGCGCCCCCGACGTCCAGGATCAGCTCTTCTAG
- a CDS encoding amidohydrolase family protein, whose translation MPTADDAVAARAFAGRLGLPGLVDVHTHFMPDRVMRKVWAYFDSAGPLTGMAWPIAYREEEARRVELLGEFGVLAFTSMLYPHKAGMAQWLNGWARDFARRTPGCLHTATFFPEPGAGAYVADALGAGARVFKAHVQVGGYDPNDPLLDPVWGALADAGAPVVVHCGSGPAPGKHTGPEPVARLLARHPRLRLIVAHLGMPEYLDFLALAEAYEGVLLDTTMAFTDFSERFAPFPAAALPRLAALGDRVLLGSDFPNIPYGYPHQLEALERLGLGDDWLRAVCHDNAARLFGLPLG comes from the coding sequence ATGCCCACCGCTGACGACGCCGTCGCCGCGCGCGCCTTCGCCGGGCGGCTCGGGCTCCCCGGTCTCGTCGACGTGCACACGCACTTCATGCCCGACCGGGTGATGCGGAAGGTGTGGGCGTACTTCGACTCGGCCGGGCCGCTCACCGGGATGGCGTGGCCCATCGCGTACCGGGAGGAGGAGGCGCGGCGGGTCGAGCTGCTCGGGGAGTTCGGGGTGCTCGCCTTCACCTCGATGCTGTACCCGCACAAGGCGGGGATGGCGCAGTGGCTCAACGGATGGGCGCGCGACTTCGCCCGCCGCACCCCGGGCTGTCTGCACACCGCCACCTTCTTCCCGGAGCCGGGCGCGGGCGCGTACGTGGCGGACGCCCTCGGCGCGGGGGCCCGGGTGTTCAAGGCGCACGTCCAGGTGGGCGGTTACGACCCCAACGACCCGCTGCTCGACCCCGTGTGGGGGGCGCTCGCCGACGCGGGCGCGCCCGTCGTCGTGCACTGCGGCTCCGGGCCCGCCCCCGGCAAGCACACCGGGCCCGAGCCGGTCGCGCGGCTGCTGGCCCGGCACCCCCGGCTGCGGCTGATCGTGGCGCACCTGGGGATGCCGGAGTACCTCGACTTCCTGGCGCTGGCGGAGGCGTACGAGGGGGTCCTGCTCGACACGACGATGGCGTTCACCGACTTCAGCGAGCGGTTCGCGCCGTTCCCGGCCGCCGCGCTGCCCCGGCTCGCCGCGCTCGGGGACCGCGTGCTGCTCGGGTCGGACTTCCCGAACATCCCGTACGGCTATCCGCACCAGCTCGAAGCGCTGGAGCGGCTCGGCCTCGGGGACGACTGGCTCAGGGCGGTCTGCCACGACAATGCCGCCCGGCTGTTCGGCCTCCCCCTGGGCTGA